Proteins encoded in a region of the Ornithodoros turicata isolate Travis chromosome 3, ASM3712646v1, whole genome shotgun sequence genome:
- the LOC135388172 gene encoding uncharacterized protein LOC135388172 isoform X3 gives MAFAMANKGPYLENYKETEEPSGSGRRYLSWEAMLVILCGIVLSLVFAFFIHSAIHTKSRPSLGALDGSQSIDNELGDWPSNEYERMHAKKEHFDDATFEVAQPPKMKPKETKDHRAQQKPHKQQHGYMVTFPKRPTRESPKADTSSAAPERPFEDREPPVGSLAPKRVLNHLVCVLSSNVTASSQLPREQCTHLVYNDITYEKHAKRFAPTINSSGFVAFMKLREQAATLKLVVGLNGQFFRNLSDTVEKNAAGVQALAQEMVTWLTLNELSGIALTGQLIMSSRHHLIVKTLRIFHEALQAVGEPKPILLYGGYVATLQYPEKMIMGRLKEIGSVTDLLVIESHYHEEEQFCKIVYPSVYVKIGDYPASIPIKTAMIWMEMLKEDRPSKNSTNMCFSLSMATLSFDVTLDDHTVPGTWCQGRKWINYGSMCTSKTWVVPEEDTTVLSTFRRKKHNWVSYDSDYAIREKVGRAMDVFHGVCVAVYHVDHDDNEGLCTEQTIFPRLSSIREVQKNHVDREYFGIEKKPVPLSHDRERSKEVPPNNTLICVVSEFPTDLDHYPTEFCTHVVYRDVVFFSEHRWFLPKEHEHGFHAFMQLASRTHAQLFIGLDSQQLPDFYIPVWRDPSKQGHFSRSAVHWLNAHGLDGIALLDQHVSSSSVVKKYFPLVKRLRQEFERSERKLSIMVGMSLKDYASTPEDIAEALEDITSVSDYLIIETHYMKPSTPCRVTLPSTYLEHDVLSTTTPVRTAVSWMKLLSVENQTSATLCVSLSMAAINFRIRSPSDNVTCKLEKWVNFRETCSTGENYEPTAKFADAITAYRKNKNTLQAFENEETIREKVERVVSLFPKACVAAFHVEYEDSLGQCHSKFSRLATIEATLKRGPNPNLRDLKPRRKDLGPGGIDTRGRIGKPDDESPTSTTRNPATRPHNLICVMSDNTTEKSQFPDKLCDFIVYNDLTYDGQLDKLIPKNNGSGLQIFSSIAEHQAGNHLVAVSQEDISGCLEKWKDALALSHFVITTTAWVRKNKFDGLAFLNQRVPPSDMPTILKMLHKFHEAFKESRPRSLLLMFGAQISNPHNASFVKEYLHNLEQIAKVADYTIVETHHQASQPCRTHLPNAFRAYNEKADNVPVVTALDWIKNLQQSVSPTPAVCYSLSLASLLYTTSNAEGSEVGVPCVHETLTRYNQTCRRNDWSHPVKVESALSSYQHKGDQWESFQPEEAVTKMLRLAVKINPTACVAAYMVDYEDNAGICERGKTFPRLGAMRSVLDQLRTL, from the exons ATGGCGTTCGCAATGGCTAATAAGGGGCCATACCTAGAGAATTATAAAG AGACCGAAGAGCC TTCGGGGTCTGGGCGCCGATATCTCTCATGGGAGGCCATGCTGGTCATCCTTTGCGGTATCGTACTCTCACTCGTCTTCGCCTTCTTCATCCACTCCGCCATACACACCAAGTCGA GACCCAGCCTCGGTGCTCTGGACGGCTCGCAAAGCATCGATAACGAACTTGGCGACT GGCCTAGCAACGAATATGAACGGATGCACGCCAAGAAGGAGCACTTCGACGACGCTACGTTTG AAGTGGCCCAGCCCCCGAAAATGAAGCCCA AAGAAACAAAGGACCATCGTGCACAGCAGAAGCCGCACAAGCAGCAAC ACGGTTACATGGTCACGTTTCCCAAGAGACCAACGAGGGAGTCACCTAAAGCGGACACCTCCTCTGCCGCACCGGAACGTCCATTTGAAGATCGCGAGCCACCTGTTGGATCCTTAGCTCCCAAAA GAGTCCTCAACCACTTGGTGTGCGTGCTCTCAAGCAATGTAACGGCGTCGTCTCAACTACCTCGGGAACAATGTACTCACCTCGTTTACAACGATATCACCTACGAGAAACATGCCAAACGATTTGCCCCCACAATCAACA GTTCGGGGTTCGTAGCCTTTATGAAGTTGCGCGAGCAGGCTGCAACGCTCAAGCTTGTCGTGGGACTCAACGGGCAATTCTTTCGCAACCTGAGTGACACTGTGGAAAAGAACGCTGCGGGAGTGCAAGCTCTGGCTCAAGAAATGGTTACTTGGTTGACTCTCAATGAACTCAGCGGCATCGCACTTACGGGACAGCTCATCATGTCTTCCAGACATCACCTCATCGTAAAGACCCTCAGG ATTTTCCACGAGGCTTTGCAAGCCGTCGGAGAACCTAAGCCCATTTTACTGTATGGTGGCTACGTGGCGACGTTGCAGTATCCCGAGAAGATGATCATGGGACGCTTAAAAGAGATTGGGAG TGTAACTGACCTGTTGGTCATCGAGAGCCATTACCACGAAGAGGAACAGTTCTGTAAAATCGTTTACCCGTCCGTCTACGTCAAGATAGGCGACTACCCTGCAAGCATACCTATT AAAACCGCCATGATATGGATGGAGATGCTGAAGGAAGATCGTCCGTCGAAAAACAGCACTAACATGTGTTTCTCCCTGAGCATGGCCACGTTGTCTTTTGACGTGACCCTGGACGACCACACTGTCCCCGGGACCTGGTGTCAGGGCCGGAAATGGATTAACTACGGAAGT ATGTGCACGTCGAAAACGTGGGTCGTTCCCGAAGAAGACACCACAGTTCTTTCGACGTTCCGTCGCAAGAAACATAACTGGGTATCCTACGACAGTGACTACGCTATACGAGAAAAG GTTGGCCGGGCGATGGACGTGTTCCACGGCGTCTGTGTGGCCGTGTATCACGTGGACCACGATGACAATGAGGGACTATGTACCGAGCAGACGATCTTTCCTCGTCTAAGCTCCATACGGGAGGTGCAGA AGAATCACGTGGACCGGGAGTATTTTGGGATAGAAAAGAAAC ctgTGCCGTTGTCTCACGACCGCGAGAGGTCCAAAGAAGTTCCAC CAAACAACACTCTCATCTGCGTCGTCAGCGAGTTCCCCACGGACCTCGACCACTACCCGACAGAGTTCTGCACGCACGTCGTGTACCGGGACGTGGTGTTCTTCTCTGAGCACCGCTGGTTCCTGCCCAAGGAGCACGAACACGGATTCCACGCGTTTATGCAACTGGCATCGCGTACGCACGCTCAGTTATTCATCGGACTCGACTCTCAGCAGCTGCCGGACTTTTACATTCCCGTCTGGAGAGACCCCAGCAAGCAGGGACACTTCTCTCGAAGCGCCGTGCACTGGCTCAACGCTCACGGCTTGGATGGCATCGCCCTACTGGATCAGCACGTTTCATCATCCTCTGTGGTCAAGAAGTACTTTCCCCTTGTCAAG AGGCTCCGACAAGAATTCGAAAGATCTGAACGCAAATTGTCTATCATGGTCGGAATGAGCTTGAAGGACTATGCTTCGACACCCGAAGACATCGCAGAAGCGTTAGAAGATATTACGAG CGTTTCGGACTACTTAATCATCGAAACACACTACATGAAGCCCTCAACGCCCTGCAGAGTGACCCTTCCATCTACGTATCTGGAACACGATGTGTTGTCCACGACGACTCCCGTG CGTACCGCTGTGTCCTGGATGAAGTTACTGAGCGTCGAAAACCAAACCAGTGCCACCCTGTGTGTCTCGCTTAGCATGGCAGCCATCAACTTCCGTATAAGGTCGCCCTCCGACAATGTCACGTGTAAACTTGAGAAATGGGTCAACTTCCGAGAG ACTTGTTCGACAGGGGAGAACTACGAGCCGACGGCTAAGTTTGCCGATGCTATTACCGCGTATCGCAAAAATAAGAACACCTTGCAGGCCTTTGAGAATGAAGAGACCATCAGAGAAAAG GTTGAAAGAGTGGTTAGTCTCTTTCCAAAAGCATGCGTGGCGGCTTTCCATGTGGAATACGAGGACTCTCTGGGACAGTGCCACAGCAAATTTTCCAGGCTGGCTACAATCGAGGCAACTCTGAAACGCG GGCCGAATCCAAATCTGAGAGACTTGAAACCGAGGAGGAAAGATCTAG GTCCTGGAGGAATCGATACCCGTGGTCGCATCGGCAAGC CTGATGATGAAAGCCCAACGTCGACGACACGAAATCCTGCCACACGCC CTCACAACCTGATATGCGTTATGTCCGACAATACGACGGAAAAGTCGCAGTTTCCTGACAAACTGTGCGACTTCATCGTCTACAACGACCTCACCTACGACGGCCAGCTTGACAAGTTAATCCCCAAGAACAATG GTAGCGGCCTACAAATATTTTCTTCCATCGCCGAGCATCAAGCGGGCAACCACTTGGTGGCCGTCAGTCAGGAAGACATTAGCGGTTGCCTTGAGAAGTGGAAGGACGCCCTGGCGCTCTCCCACTTTGTCATCACCACAACGGCCTGGGTTCGAAAGAACAAATTCGATGGACTCGCGTTCCTTAATCAACGTGTCCCGCCGAGCGACATGCCCACTATTCTGAAAATGCTTCAC AAATTTCATGAAGCCTTCAAGGAGAGCCGACCCCGTTCACTGCTTCTCATGTTCGGAGCACAGATCAGCAACCCCCACAACGCGTCATTTGTGAAGGAATACCTCCACAACTTGGAACAGATTGCAAA GGTGGCGGACTACACCATCGTCGAGACTCATCACCAAGCTTCTCAACCGTGCCGCACTCACCTCCCGAATGCGTTCAGAGCATACAACGAGAAAGCCGACAATGTCCCCGTC GTGACTGCGTTGGACTGGATCAAGAATCTTCAGCAGAGTGTGTCTCCTACCCCTGCTGTATGCTACTCCTTGAGCTTGGCTTCCCTCCTTTACACCACGAGCAACGCAGAGGGTTCAGAGGTCGGAGTGCCGTGCGTGCACGAGACGCTTACTCGCTACAATCAG ACGTGCCGGAGAAACGACTGGTCTCATCCCGTCAAGGTAGAGAGCGCCCTTTCGTCGTATCAGCACAAGGGAGATCAGTGGGAATCCTTCCAGCCCGAGGAAGCAGTCACCAAGATG CTCCGACTGGCGGTGAAGATCAACCCGACGGCCTGTGTGGCTGCATACATGGTGGACTATGAAGACAATGCGGGTATCTGCGAACGTGGCAAGACATTCCCTCGGCTCGGCGCTATGCGCTCTGTTCTGGACCAATTGCGAACACTATGA